Part of the Rhinoderma darwinii isolate aRhiDar2 chromosome 2, aRhiDar2.hap1, whole genome shotgun sequence genome, TGTGCTGATTGAGATGGGTTTTATAGGTCAGACCATTGACGTCCCTATGAAACCCTTTAAGCCCatgatactactgcccctatagacaGGAATATGACCATATGTAGGGGAATTTTCTTATATAACTGGACCTTTGACAAACATGGACTGATGTCTCGGCATTTAGGTTATGCAGATAGGCAGCAATGGTGTTAGGACGATGGAAAACTACAGCAATAACAAGAGAACACAATGTCATTCTTTAATTTGGTTTTTGGCTGCATTATTTCAGCAGGTATTGCTAGTGTAAAACATCATTTTATGAAGAAATCAACTTCTCTGACTTGTACTTTTTATTTCAGCAGTTTATTGACTTTTATGAaatgggaagaaaaaaaattctcaataaaaaaaacattaaaaagaataataataaaaaagacttGTTACAGTGCAAGAGTGCCACCTAGTGGATTACATATGAACTGTCCAGTTTACAGAGGTTCTTCACTGCTGCCAGTTCCAGCTGTGCCAGGTGATGAAAATCAGTGAAGTGCAACCTGCGACTCTCCAGCAGttaggaaactacaactcccaatatGTTGAACATGCCAAAACATGCTAAGGGCTTGTcctcacgtaacagaattgctgcgtattttccatccggaattgcggacggaaaatacgcagaatacagtagcagcaaagtggatgagatttagaaaatctcatgcccccgttacagaaaaaaaaatgcagcataaacgttaataaagtgacctgcggtgcggaatttaattccgcaacatgtcaatttatgctgcgtttttgttgattttctgttgcgggttttgcccattgaattcaatgaagatgcaaatcccgcaacagaaagccaagtgttgtgacgtattcgcagcgattatgCCGCAGAGATCACAACTATAGAAAATAAAATCACTCTCACTTACCGAGAATGCCCTCttacttcctgcagtccggcctcctgggatgaatttgcattccatgtgaccactacagccaatcacaggctgcagtggtcacatgggctgcagtatcatccagggaggccggaactGACTGCGAtgtagggacgcgtcgccataaaaacgacctacgtaagtatgagcgttatttaccgctgctttccgcagcggaaattacgTCCTGTCAAACACACCACAATGCGGTGCGGTTTTCAGACGGAAtgcactgcgggttccaggtcggatacgctgcgtatttACGAAGCGTATCCGTACCGTGGGTACCCGGCctaagagttgtagttttgcagatTCCCAGGTTCTAGACCACTGATGTAAATAATTGGGCGCCCCGGACACTAGGATACATCATATAAAAGTATCTCTTCCTCTACAGGGAATATTGAggtggtaaaagaaaaaaaaaacttgtttacATGTTGTTTAAGGTAACGCACCACAGTCACTGACAAACCAGGCGAAGTAACAATTTTTTTCTGATTTATGCAAATTaatgaggttgtcacagccctgccCCCTTTTACTAGCATCAATAAATACCTTGTATATCTTGTTTAAAAAGGTTgtctgttagaagggtcccctgatGAGAAGCTGATCGCCGATCATCCTGCTGACAGAAAGTGGTCCCTTCACCTGCAGCGCCATCCCAGGaggaattaagcattacacagttaagCTCAGTGGGCTGTCCACGTAATGCACACATATgcggggtcctccagagtgagagacactttATAGCAACTCTTCACTTTGGCCTAAATTGGGGACCTATTTCTAGTTTTTATAAAAGATCACATGCCTATTTTTGACCTTCAGGGTAGTgcaaatttttaagtttttcatcaccgcaatcCAAGAGCTAATAGAGAAGTTCCTTTTTTACCCTGGTTATAGCTGCACGatggctatatatatatttttttttataggatgagttgtcatttttattagcaccattttgggtataTTGATAAACTTTTATAACATTTTTGTTCAGGAAGTGGAAAACAAGTGCAATTCCACTGttgttttttgtgatttttttttacgttgtttactgtgcgatatatatatataaaacataactttattccACACGTTGACACAACTGCTGCGataccatatatacatatatcggttttttatgttttagtatttTTTCACAATGAAAACATGTTTTATGCAAATAGtaatttttgtgtcgccataacttttttattttcctgccaACGTAGGCATATGAGGGCTAATTCTTTTGCAGGACAATTTCTagattttattggtgccattttggggtacaaataatttaGAGATTAAGTTAATTTTAGTGGGGGGACACAAAAATTGCAAATCCGCcatatgtattttttatgatttattatttttaaagagtaactgtcgtTTCATAAcatttttgacatgtcatagtgacatgtccgatatttagtAACGAGCCGCGCACCTGtatatccatcacatgaccaggacaggctTTTATCCACTAGAGGTAAACACTAACGTTTGtaatgaatgacagcaagcagagatcttgaaatccagtaggaattgatacagaaattaAATTGGAaacttgtataactttttattagacaaagaatgaagcagactacccctttaattattCTGTAAAAGATCGACAACCTTCTGATTTACTTTTAATTTCTCACCTTTTCCAAGATCTATTCTTTCCATCAGTGAATGGGaatgtgatttttatttattttctttttgaaaACCCAtactgccatttttttatttatttttttgcagagctgagggtttgctacaacgtATCATAGCAATTGCTCAGTGAGCTAGTGTAAATACAGAAGCGCAAATCTCTCTTCAGTTGTGATTCCAGACAGATTGCTCTGTTCTAAAACGATTTCCCAATGTCCTGACCTGACGGCTGGCATTAGCCGCCATTATATAATAGTCCAATGTCCCTAAGATAATACTGAGCTGCCTGACAATAAGGGCAGGGAGTGTTATTTATGAATAGAGTAATGTAGGGTGTAAGGCTAAACATGTGGATAACACACTCGCTTCCCATACACAGGCGGCCTACGGCTATATTTCAGGTCATTGACCCTAGGGCTATGTTTacgcagggcggatacgctgtgtatctGCTCTgggcccgcagggaattccagcagaaaaacccgcaccaaattgtggtgcagtttttcggacagaatgtccgctacggaaaacagcgcgtaaaaaaataaaaaccacatacttaccctctgacgtcctgcaaaccggcctcctgggatggcgtttcatccagtgtgactgatgcagcctgtgattggcggcagcggtcacatgggatgaaacatcatcgccgGAGGCCGccctggacaaagaagcacagaattttgggtaggtataagattattttttttctgagttgcattttttggcgGCACAGtcgcagcttttccgcagcaaaaatacgttacatctgctatttgttgcaggttttacctccccatttaatACAATGGGGaatacccgcaacaaaaaagtagCGTTTacgaaaatacaattgacatacatcggattaaaaaaaacgcaccgcaggtaaattttttagcgttttttctgctccgcatttacgcagcgtgtggattgaggtctgttcaaatctcatccgctttgtGCTTCCGTATTATGCTGCAGAGTTTCCGCAACAAAATGCGTTGCGGAAAACGCGCAGTATTTACGCCACGTCTAAACCCGACCTTATATATGTTCCTGTTATAATGAATGGATGACCTAAAGGAATGGTTCACACTGAACAAGGCAAATAAAAAGAGAAGAACAATTTATTCTAGACAATGTCCGTTACGTCAGCCGGGCCTGCACGGTCTCCACATCCAGAGAACGTCCCAGGATCTGCCTCTTCTATCGTCCCTCTATCCCAAAGTACATAGGAAAGATGTCCGCACATCCTTTTTCCTGGAGGAACTGGTAGAGCTGGCCTAAGTCCATGTGATTTCCTCGTGCTCCATGTACATCAAATGCCTTCTCCTCCAGACCTGGGAATTTTCTCAGTTTCTGTATTTCTTGAGTCTCTGAGGCCGAGGAGGACAACTGGACGTCTTCCCTATGTCTAATTAAAATGCGCTTCCATGTCAGTTTTCTTATTCTGAAAAATAAGAGAGGTAATAAACATTACACTGTATAGAGAGGACCATAGATTCTAGAGTTCAGTTGGCAGATCCAGGCGATCTATACAGGATCCGCTAAAAATATCTATCAGCGCCCCCAGGCTGTCTCCAATGTTGTGACAGGTTGGACTTGTACCTGTCAGACCTATTGTTTTCCCTGGAGATAAACGGCGCCAGATGTGTCACGTTCAGCTGATCAGAATGTGCCTGtgaataataatttttggtctaATATCTCTGGTCAGTAGGACTGTCGCCTCCTTTCAGTCACATCCAATTTAGGTTGGATACAGACATGGTGAAGTTGGCCATACATGGATCAATTTCATGGACGAATATGATGATCATGCCAAGAATCTGGCTGTGTAGTGGGAAACAGAATGTGAATATACATATAGGGTTAATGCCAGGACTGGGCACACGCCAGTCACCTTGTCGACTAGAGGATCAGTGCTGGAAATTGGGTTTTGCGCCGTACCCCTTATACATTGATCTTCCAGGTGCTTCCATATGGGAATGGATGTATGGAGCTGAATACTGTGACTGAAAGCAACCAGATCCTTCACCTCCAGGAGAAGAAGTCATAGACTGCTCCTGCTTCCAGCCCATAAAATGACAGCGCTGTGTACCCCTCCCGCATCTGTTGGCAGACACCGATGCAGGTAAATACATGCAGACGCCAGAAACATTACATTGTATAGAGATGACCGTGAACATTACAAAAAAGTGGAAATTAGCGTTCCAGCTATTTATCAGAAAGGACtcctaggcttcattcacacgagcAGGTCCGATTTACGTGCGCAAAACACGTCCGTATTTCCTGCATGTCATGTCCGTGTCACATCAGTGTGCGTTCCGTGTCACATCAGTGTGCGTTCCGTGtcacatcagtgtgctttgcgtgtggcgtcAGTTTTCCACGTCCGTGATTATCCTCGGTAAGCACttacatttgttatttttttttacttctctgcatttttttaccaacttatgcgtgaaacacagacagcacacagatgttgtCCGTctgctgtccatgtttttcacgcacccaaagACTTCAACGGGCGCAAAAATTAATCgatataagacatgcagtgagttttacgcaactgacactcgctgcgtgaaaaatcacgcatgtctgaatagccctattgacttgcatgggtccgtgtgctgtccgttatttcaacAGACCGCACACGGGCGAGGAGCAAGCTCGTCTTCAAGAGCCCTCACACACGTACCTGGACCAAAACTCTTCGCATGACTCCTGTGCTCCTTCCACACACACAATACCGGGTTTACCAGGCATGCTGAAGCCAGACAGTCCCAACTCCTTCGACCAGTCTAATATATACTTCCTTTTGTACTTATTGTATATATGGTGACTGTAAATCCACAATCTAGTAAAGATGGCGTCTTCGGATGTTGCTTCTCCTTGCTGGTTATCTGTAGGAGTCACTGTGTTCAGGTAGGTTTCAGCATTGTCTTGCACCCACTCAGTGACACTTAACATGCAGACATCTCCACTACAGTTGCTTATCAAGTACGTATTTAGGTCTGAATTAAGTTGTGCCTGTTGCGACCGGACAAGGGATGGCGACCTATTTGACAGGAAGAGATTTTTTAGAGTGTTTACCAGAGCTCTGCGAAAGCAGCATTATGTGAGGAGGAGCTTGGAATAGAGTCGGCAGCATTAGTCGGAGCGGAAGATGCTGGCAATGCAGACAGGCAGACACCACATTAAAAATGTCCCTACCGCCACCCCTAATGTTTCATTAAATTATAGATCTGTTATTTGAATCCTGTAcaaactatttatctggatgctgtatgacactacatatctggatactgtatgacactatttatctggatgctgtatgatactacATATCtgtatgctgtatgacactacatacctggatgctgtatgacactatttatctggatgctgtatgacactatttatctggatgctgcatGATACTACATATCtgtatgctgtatgacactacatatctggatgctgtatgacactatttatctggatgctgtatgacactatttatctggatgctgtatgatactgtttatctggatgctgtatgacactatttatctggatgctgtatgacactacatatctgtatgctgtatgacactacatatctggatgctgtatgacactatttatctggatgctgtatgacactatttatctggatgctgtatgataatatttatctggatgctgtatgacactatttatctggatgctgtatgacactacatatctgtatgctgtatgacactatttatctggatgctgtatgacactacttatctggatgctgtatgacactacttatctggatgctgtatgacactatttatctggatgctgtatgacactatttatctggatgctgtatgacactatttatctggatgctgtatgatactatttatctggatgctgtatgatactacttatctggatgctgtatgacactacttatctggatgctgtatgacactatttatctggatgctgtatgatactatttatctggatgctgtatgactagttatctggatgctgtatgacactatttatctggatgctgtatgacactatttatctggatgctgcatgacactatttatctggatgctgtatgataatatttatctggatgctgtatgacactatttatctggatgctgtatgacactatttatctggatgctgtatgacactatttatctggatgctgtatgacactatttatctggatgctgtatgataatatttatctggatgctgtatgacactatttatctggatgctgtatgacactacatacctggatgctgtatgacactatttatctggatgctgtatgacactatttatctggatgctgtatgacactacatatctggatgctgtatgacactatttatctggatgctgtatgacactatttatctggatgctgtatgatactgtttatctggatgctgtatgacactatttatctggatgctgtatgacactacatatctgtatgctgtatgacactacatatctggatgctgtatgacactatttatctggatgctgtatgacactatttatctggatgctgtatgataatatttatctggatgctgtatgacactatttatctggatgctgtatgacactacatatctgtatgctgtatgacactatttatctggatgctgtatgacactacttatctggatgctgtatgacactacttatctggatgctgtatgacactatttatctggatgctgtatgatactatttatctggatgctgtatgatactacttatctggatgctgtatgacactatttatctggatgctgtatgacactatttatctggatgctgcatgacactatttatctggatgctgtatgataatatttatctggatgctgtatgacactatttatctggatgctgtatgacactatttatctggatgctgtatgacactatttatctggatgctgtatgacactatttatctggatgctgtatgacactatttatctggatgctgtatgatactgtttatctggatgctgtatgacactatttatctggatgctgtatgatactatttatctggattcTGTATGAcaatatttatctggatgctgcctgacactatttatctggatgctgtattatactatttatctggatgctgtattatactatttatctggatgctgtatgacactatttatctggatgctgtatgacactatttatctggatgctgtatgacactatttatctggatgctgtatgatactatttatctggatgctgtatgacactatttatctggatgctgtatgacactacttatctggatgctgtatgacactatttatctggatgctgtatgacactatttatctggatgctctatgacactacttatctggatgctgtatgacactatttatctggatgctgtatgacactatttatctggatgctgtatgacactatttatctggatgctgtatgacactacttatctggatgctgtatgacactatttatctggatgctgtatgacactatttatcgggatgctgtattacactatttatctggatgctgtatgacactacttatctggatgctgtatgatactatttatctggatgctatataatatttatctggatgctgtatgatactatttatctggaggctgtatgatactatttatctggatgctgtatgctactatttatctggatgctgtatgacactatttatctggattctGAATGGAatgatttatctggatgctgtatgacactatttatatggatgctgtatgacactatttatctggatgctgtatgacactacatatttgtatgctgtatgacactatttatctggatgctgtatgacactatttatctggatgctgtatgataatatttatctggatgctgtatgacactatttatctggatgctgtatgacactatttatctggatgctgtatgatactatttatctggatgctgtatgatactatttatctggatgctgtatgatactacttatctggatgctgtatgacactatttatctggatgctgtatgacactatttatctggatgctgtatgacactatttatctggatgctgtatgacactatttatctggatgctgtatgacactatttatctggatgctgtatgacactattgatatggatgctgtatgacactatttatctggatgctgtatgatactatttatctggatgctgtatgacactatttatctggatgctgtatgatactatttatctggatgctgtatgacactacttatctggatgctgtatgacactatttatctggatgctgtatgacactatctggatgctgtatgacactacttatctggatgctgtatgacactacttatctggatgctgtatgacactacttatctggatgctgtatgacactatttatctggatgctgtatgacactacttatctggatgctgtatgatactatttatctggatgctgtatgacactatttatctggatgctgtatgacactatttatctggatgctgtatgatactatttatctggatgctgtatgacactatttatctggatgctgtatgacactatttatctggatgctgtatgatactatttatctggatgctgtatgatactacttatctggatgctgtatgatactatttatctggatgctgcatgacactatttatctggatgctctatgacactatttatctggatgctgcatgacactatttatctggatgctgtatgacactatttatctggatgctgtatgacactatttatctggatgctgcatgacactatttatctggatgctgtatgataatatttatctggatgctgtatgacactatttatctggatgctgtatgacactatttatctggatgctgtatgatactgtttatctggatgctgtatgacactatttatctggatgctgtatgatactatttatctggatgctgtatgacactatttatctggatgctgcctgacactatttatctggatgctgtatgatactatttatctggatgctgtatgacactatttatctggatgctgtaggacactacttatctggatgctgtatgacactatttatctggatgctgcatgacactatttatctggatgctctattacactatttatctggatgctgtatgacactatttatctggatgctgtatgatactatttatctggatgctgtatgacactatttatctggatgctgtatgacactatttatctggatgctgcatgacactatttatctggatgctgtatgataatatttatctggatgctgtatgacactatttatctgtatgctgtatgacactatttatcttgatgctgtatgacactatttatctggatgctgtatgacactatttatctggatgctgtatgacactatttatctggatgctgcatgacactatttatctggatgctgtatgacactatttatctggatgctgtatgacactatttatctggatgctgtatgacactatttatcgggatgctgtattacactatttatctggatgctgtatgacactatttatctggatgctgtatgacactacttatctggatgctgtatgatactatttatctggatgctatatgataatatttatctggatgctgtatgatactatttatctggaggctGTATGAtaatatttatctggatgctgtatgctactatttatctggatgctgtatgacactatttatctggattctGAATGGAatgatttatctggatgctgtatgacactatttatatggatgctgtatgacactatttatctggatgatgtatgacactatttatctggatgctgtatgacactatttatctggatgctgtatgacactacatatctgtatgctgtatgacactatttatctggatgctgtatgacactatttatctggatgctgtatgataatatttatctggatgctgtatgacactatttatctggatgctgtatgacactatttatctggattctGAATGGAatgatttatctggatgctgtatgacactttatctggatgctgtatgacactacatatCTGTATGTTGTATGACACTACATATCtgtatgctgtatgacactacatatctgtatgctgtatgacactacatatctgtatgctgtatgacactatttatctggatgctgtatgacactatttatctggatgctgtatgacactatttatctggatgctgtattatactatttatctggatgctgtattatactatttatctggatgctgtatgacactatttatctggatgctgtatgatactatttatctgtatgctgtatgatactatttatctgaatgctgtatgacattatttatctggatgctgtatgacactatttatctggatgctgcatgacactatttatctggatgctgtatgacactatttatctggatgctgtatgatactatttatctggatgctgtatgacactatttatctagatgctgtatgacactatttatctggatgctctatgacactatttatctggatgctgcatgacactatttatctggatgctctattacactatttatctggatgctgtatgacactatttatctggatgctgtatgatactatttatctggatgctgtatgactagttatctggatgctgtatgacactatttatctggatgctgtatgacactatttatctggatgctgtatgacactatttatctggatgctgtatgacactatttatctggatgctgtatgacactatttatctggatgctctatgacacaatttatctggatactgtatgacactatttatctggatgctgtatgatactatttatctggatgctgtatgactagttatctggatgctgtatgacactatttatctggatgctgtatgacactatttatctggatgctgtatgacactatttatctggatgctgtatgacactatttatctggatgctgtatgacactatttatctggatgctctatgacactatttatctggatgctgtatgacactatttatctggatgctgtatgatactatttatctggatgctgtatgacactatttatctggatgctgtgtgacactatttatctggatgctgcatgacactatttatctggatgctgtatgacactatttatctggatgctgtatgacactatttatctggatgctgtatgacactatttatctggatgctgtatgacactacttatctggatgctgtatgacactatttatccggatgctgtatgacactatttatctgtatgctgtatgatactatttatctggatgctgtatgacactatctggatgctgtatgacactacttatctggatgctgtatgacactatttatctggatgctgtatgacactac contains:
- the RWDD2B gene encoding RWD domain-containing protein 2B, giving the protein MTSYEEAEAQISELDLLCSMFPNEDEFSVTDQLALAELRDYTEKRAAITPTFQIQFTLTMKLGDTDNVQHVLSLHCSYPSHYPNVPPEIVVRSPSLVRSQQAQLNSDLNTYLISNCSGDVCMLSVTEWVQDNAETYLNTVTPTDNQQGEATSEDAIFTRLWIYSHHIYNKYKRKYILDWSKELGLSGFSMPGKPGIVCVEGAQESCEEFWSRIRKLTWKRILIRHREDVQLSSSASETQEIQKLRKFPGLEEKAFDVHGARGNHMDLGQLYQFLQEKGCADIFPMYFGIEGR